A region of the Oncorhynchus nerka isolate Pitt River linkage group LG9a, Oner_Uvic_2.0, whole genome shotgun sequence genome:
CCAGTAGTGTAGATTATGCTAAAATGTATAATAttttgttatctctctctcttctctccagcataCTGGCGCTTCTGGCTATGTGTCTCCGTTGTCTACGAGCTATTCCTTATCTTTGTGCTGTTCCAGGTGGGTCGAttgcaccaacacacacacacacccgagcACTGAATTGTTTGTGCTATTATAGTTGCAATAGAATTGTTGTTTGAATGAATAATCACTACAATCAGCTTTGAAATACAGAGGCAAGTTCTCTCTGAGAGCACTGCCAACCAGGTATTTTTTAGTAAAGAGGGACAATCAAAAGGGAAAAGGATCAATGACATGATTAGATGCGGAATGGGTCTGAAGGGACTTAAAGGGAAGAGAACACATCTTCCAGAAACGAGTTATGTtcaaagtatactgaacaaatatcTAAACGCAAAAGCagcaatttcaacaattttactgagttaacatttacatttaagtcatttagcagacgctcttatccagagcgacttacaagttaaagttcatataaggaaatcggtcaattgaaataaataaattaggccataatctatggatttcacatgacggaGCAGGTGAGCAGCGGGCCtgggagtcaggcccagccaatcggaatgagtttttccccacaaaagagcTTGATTACAGGTAGAAatgctcctcagtttcatcagccgtCTGGGAGGCTAGTCTGATCCCGCAGGTAAAGAAACCAGATGTGGAGggcctgggctggcgtggttacacgtggtctgcggttttgaggccggttggacgtactgccaaattttctaaaacgacattggagacGGTTTATGGTAGAAATGAACAttccattctctggcaacagctctggtggacattcctgcagtaagcatgccaattgcacactccctcaacttgaggcatctgtggcattgtgctgtgtgacacaactgcacattttaaagtggccttttattgtccccagcataaggtgcacctgtgtaatgatcatgctgtttaatcagcttcttgatatgccacacctgtcaggtggatggattatcttggcaaaggagaaatgttcacacacagggatgtaaaaaaaaatgtttgcacaACATTTGAGGGAACCCTTTTGTGTGTCTGAAACATTTCTggggtcttttatttcagctcatgaaacatgggaccaacactttacatgttgcgtttgttTTTGTTCACTATACATAGACAAGTACTAAATACTATCGATTTGTGTATACTTAATTTGCCCTCATTCATTAGACGGTCCGTGATGGGAGACAGTTTATGAAGTACATTGACCCCAAACTGGGGGTAGCCCTGCCGGAGAGGGATTATGGCGGCAACTGCCTCATATACGACCCGGGGAACACCACCGACCCCTGGCATAACATCTGGGTAAGACACGTGCGCGCACACATTAAGCTCTAGCACAACAGCAATGGTGGCACCTGCAGGGACTGTGACACTAAAGACATTTCTCTttctcggtgtgtgtgtctctttcgcTTTCTAGGTGACTCTCTCGCTTGcgcgctctcctctctctctcggtgtttgtgtgtgtgtgtgtgtctctctctgtctcgcttgcTTTCTCGCTGTCTTGCTCGACGGAGTAATACTTCACTCAGTGCTCCTACTGGGTTCCCTTAAGCCAACAGACTgccctagtggactgtacactcAAATGTTGGCTTTCTGTGTGCTTTTTAATTTTGTAACCATTAAATTCCACTCATTAATCACTAATTTCCACAGATATTTAAATCCACTGTTGTCCGCGTAAAACAAGGTTCTCAGTTCTTTGTTAACATGGTTGTAAAAGGGCCGTCCCAAAGATCACTGTTGGCAAAGGTTAAAAAATATGACACAAATGCTATTTTTGCAGGACAAGATGGATGGCTTTGTCCCCGCTCACTTTCTTGGCTGGTATATTAAGGTGGGTCTGAGTAGTGTACTGTATTTTAAGCCTATATTTCATGCTTgattagcattaatactggattAAAGGTAGAGTTGGCAATATGACGACATCATACACAGTGGTGGGTGACTGATTACAGGAAGCCACAACATTCAcgtctcccatctccctcccttcttctgtCAGACACTTGTGATCAGAGACTGGTGGATGTGTATGATCATCAGCGTGATGTTTGAGTTCCTGGAGTACAGTCTGGAGCACCAGCTTCCCAACTTCTCTGAGTGCTGGTGGGACCATGTATGTACCTCTTCTTCATAACACACGAGGATACGTTTTTCCACTGTTGAGTTTGGATAATGGATGTTTGATACTAGGAGGCAAATTGACTTTATTGAATTTCAAGTCTGTCAGTTGaatgtaaaatttaaaaaaaaaaaaaaaaaaatgtttttgacctttttatttaaccaggcaagttgagaacaaattcttatttacaatgacggcctaggaacaatgggttacttgccttgttcaggggcagaacgacagatttttaccttgtcagctcggggcttcgatctagcaaccattcggttactggcccaacactaaccactaggctaccctgccgccccgtcaGTAGATCGGTCTCCCTGTAAGTAGATACTGAATGTTATGTGCAGAAAGCTTGAGTTAGGATTTTGTCTTTCGAGAATGCCGAATGCCATGTCTTGTTCTGTGAATCCTAAATGTCATGTCTGTCTTTCAGTGGATAATGGATGTGCTGGTGTGTAATGGCCTGGGGATCTACGCTGGGATGAAGACCTTAGGCTGGCTGTCTATGAAGCCCTACCAGTGGCAGGGACTGTGGAACATCCCCACATACAAGTACGCTGCCCACCTCCTGTCACCTTGGTTACGCTTCCTTAAGCTTGTGCGCAAAGAAGTCCCGATGTCATAAGAGTTATAGATATGGCTGTTGTTTACTTAACTAATATTCTCCCATCAAAGAGTTTGTAGTAGTAGTTTTTTTTATAGAATGTTCTCATTTCTTATTAGGGATGGATAGTGTacgatatgtgtgtatgtgtctgttaaTCAGGGGGAAGATCAAGCGCATGGCCTTCCAGTTCACACCCTACAGCTGGGTCAAGTTTGAGTGGAAGCCTGCCTCCAACCTACGCAGGTGGCTGGCTGTCCTGGGAATCATCTTCATGGTGAGACTCTCtcactgttgctctctctctctctcattcctctcactTAACTCTTTGTCGACTGTCACTCTCTGTCTAGGTTGCGCTCTCACGTTCACGCTCACCTGCACTAAATCTGTCGCTTATCTCTCTCTACTCAAGTCTTCCTCCTCTGACCTGTAATCTCTCTGCaatctccctgcctgtctctccatctctctctcccttctctcttgttctctctgttaGTTCCTGCTGGCGGAGTTGAACACCTTCTACCTGAAGTTTGTGCTGTGGATGCCTCCGGAGCACTACCTGGTGTTGCTTCGCCTCGTCTTCTTTGTCAATGTGGGCGGAGTGGCCATGAGGGAGATCTACGACTTCATGGACGACCCGTGAGTATTAGTAACACTGTATGTATTGTGTGCAGTGTGTCTTTACAACTGATGAGCAATTAAATCctccgtctctgtctcctccGTCCTCCCTCAGGAAGTTCTATAGGAAGCTGGGGCAGCAGGCGTGGCTGGTGGCGGCCATCACCGTGACCGAGTTCCTCATCGTAGTCAAATACGACCCCAGGACCATCATGCTGCCCATCCCCTTCTTCGTCACCCAATGCTGGTTCCTGGGCATCGTCCTCATCCTCAGCTGGACATTGTGGCGCTTCTTCATCCGGTAAGCTGCCAACCAGTCTGCCTGTCTCCTCTGTTGTAGAACATAGCAATAATGACAataatgtgtatatactgtaaaaGAGGTCTTCAGCAGTGTTCGGGTCATGAACTGGAGTCGTTCTGGTCTCTTCTGTTACCTGTGCCATGCAGACGTGCTTTGGTAACACTTAACATTCCGATTCATTTAATGAATTGATAAGAAATGCCTTGCATGAAATTCATGTTTATGAATACATTTATGTTGATTCTTCATGGAAGCTTATGTTCATTAGCTGCCCATTTTATTATTTTAGTAATGTAATATGTAtccattttttttgtattttttttcctgTTCATGTCCCCATATGGTATAATGGTTGTGTATGTTTTTTGTGTGGTTGAGTGTGCAATTTTTCTTTTATGTTGCCCCCCTCCCCTCATGCTGGACATGACTGGGTATATTAGCCCTGCATGTTAAAGCTTCTCGTCTGTTTTCTCCACCCCTCCTGCTGTCCCTTCTCGTTCTTAGCGGCAATGTTCATGTCCAGTGAGGTAGGTGTAGGAGCGAGGCTGTGCCTCTTCTCCTACATAGCGGTGGTCTGCTGTTGGTGTCATCACCCACCACCTCACCTTCTCTGGATCCAAAATGGATCCATGTTTTCCTCCACAGAATCAATCCATCTCATGATGCGTGTTTTCGGTTCTGCCGTGTCGTACTACTATCCTCttcctgtttttttgttttgtttttctgacCTCACACTCGGGCCTTTTTGTCTTTTCTCTCTCAGATTGTTCCTCAATTAGAAAAGGGTTTGATCAGTGAAAACACTAAATGAAGTGGAAGTTGTCAACTGCACACTTCAAAGTGCCATTCTGGAACATTTGGAAAGCTATGactacagtgtattcggaaagtattcagactcctttttccacaatttgttacgtttacagccttattctgaaattgataagagaaaatcctcatcaatttacacacaatgtcccataatgacgaagcgaaaacaggtttagtaATTTTGGCAAATTTGatataaaacaaaatataaaaacataccttatttacgtagGTATTCACTCTAAATTGAGCTCCagtgcatcctttttccattgatcatccttgagatttttctacaacatgattggagtccacctgtggtaaattcaattgattagacatgatttggaaaggcacacgcctgtctgtataaggtcccactattgaaagtgcatgtcagagcaaaaaccaagccatgaggtcaaaggaattgtctgtagagtgccgagacagg
Encoded here:
- the ptdss2 gene encoding phosphatidylserine synthase 2, whose amino-acid sequence is MTKPDSKRSSVALVTGKPANAAEEQVNDGSSDPSVSGSPHHALTPATPTKHKSAKQVSRDNLSRRNTESEVFDDGTNTFFWRAHTVTVLFILTCVLVYVTLLEETPQDTTYNTKRGIVASILVFLCFGVTQAKDGPFTRPHPAYWRFWLCVSVVYELFLIFVLFQTVRDGRQFMKYIDPKLGVALPERDYGGNCLIYDPGNTTDPWHNIWDKMDGFVPAHFLGWYIKTLVIRDWWMCMIISVMFEFLEYSLEHQLPNFSECWWDHWIMDVLVCNGLGIYAGMKTLGWLSMKPYQWQGLWNIPTYKGKIKRMAFQFTPYSWVKFEWKPASNLRRWLAVLGIIFMFLLAELNTFYLKFVLWMPPEHYLVLLRLVFFVNVGGVAMREIYDFMDDPKFYRKLGQQAWLVAAITVTEFLIVVKYDPRTIMLPIPFFVTQCWFLGIVLILSWTLWRFFIRDITLRYKDARRRKQEVTGDCGRPHGNGGTATPSGRSKLNGISESLRHRKS